One Paraburkholderia agricolaris genomic region harbors:
- a CDS encoding ABC transporter substrate-binding protein — translation MISRRHFIGAVAVASGLTAAGAKAQSRGITYVGWSQEEAASKPTLAALFNGYRQSAGVSLDTVGYPWAQMQQNVLLRLRSGQPMDVVQLNERWVPQFAATNRLVDIDTVFGAAQLRNRISKGVLELGSYHGKQMGLPWSAGSIGMVANAKVLQGAGVAKPPATVDEFLSALKAIRKANPDAVPYAMATKNNNALSPDFQVWLWTFGGHLFDSNGKVAVGSPAGVKTLSFMASLVKDGLATKDVDRPDARRMFAQYQTGFYNDAPLARGFARSNSSIGDKFDALVIAMPTPVMRAGDVPRSLARGHLLSIFSDGTQKIDANSPQAKLLAYLALNDDSQLRIFKDIGLFPVTNSALEKLATDPYVSVWSTAARRATRDETSFWPNAAALTTVIGEEVQAALLAQKSPQEAIDSMSKRLQEQTAGISRF, via the coding sequence TTGATTTCACGCAGACATTTCATCGGCGCGGTGGCGGTCGCGTCCGGATTGACGGCAGCGGGGGCGAAGGCGCAAAGCCGCGGGATCACGTACGTCGGCTGGTCGCAGGAAGAGGCGGCCAGCAAGCCGACGCTTGCCGCGCTGTTCAACGGCTATCGTCAGAGCGCGGGCGTATCGCTCGATACGGTCGGTTATCCATGGGCGCAGATGCAGCAAAACGTGCTGCTTCGTTTGCGCTCGGGCCAGCCCATGGACGTCGTGCAACTGAACGAACGCTGGGTGCCGCAATTCGCGGCAACGAACCGGCTTGTCGATATCGATACTGTGTTTGGCGCGGCGCAGTTGCGCAATCGCATCAGCAAAGGCGTGCTGGAACTCGGAAGTTACCACGGCAAACAGATGGGACTGCCATGGTCGGCCGGGTCGATCGGCATGGTGGCGAACGCGAAAGTGCTGCAGGGCGCGGGCGTTGCAAAGCCGCCTGCAACAGTGGATGAATTCCTGAGTGCACTCAAGGCAATCAGGAAAGCGAATCCGGATGCCGTGCCGTACGCGATGGCCACGAAGAACAACAATGCGTTGAGCCCCGACTTCCAGGTATGGCTATGGACGTTCGGCGGCCACCTGTTCGACAGCAACGGCAAGGTTGCGGTGGGTAGCCCGGCAGGCGTGAAAACGCTCAGTTTCATGGCGAGTCTCGTCAAGGACGGACTGGCAACGAAAGACGTCGACCGGCCGGACGCACGCCGGATGTTCGCGCAGTATCAGACGGGTTTCTATAACGACGCGCCACTCGCACGTGGCTTTGCCCGCAGCAATTCGAGTATCGGTGACAAATTCGACGCGCTCGTGATTGCGATGCCGACGCCGGTGATGCGCGCGGGTGATGTACCGCGCTCGCTTGCGCGGGGGCATCTGCTTAGCATTTTCAGCGACGGCACGCAGAAGATCGATGCGAACTCGCCGCAAGCGAAGCTGCTCGCATATCTCGCGCTCAACGACGATTCGCAGTTGCGCATTTTCAAGGACATTGGACTCTTTCCCGTCACGAACAGCGCGCTCGAGAAGCTGGCTACCGACCCGTACGTATCGGTCTGGTCGACGGCGGCACGCCGCGCAACGCGTGACGAGACGTCGTTCTGGCCGAATGCTGCCGCGCTCACCACGGTGATCGGCGAAGAAGTGCAGGCCGCATTGCTGGCACAGAAGTCACCACAGGAAGCCATTGACAGCATGAGCAAGCGCTTGCAGGAACAGACAGCGGGTATTTCGAGGTTCTGA
- a CDS encoding carbohydrate ABC transporter permease, with protein sequence MSDASIASADPPREVRRHSTLKQHERRVGVALALPALAAFVVVILTPFVKSLKLSLFKYTIDTPEPQFVGFENFARLFRDPVIVNVCLNTVVFVVSATCVTLVIALAWALMMNQAFKGRALVRAASLLPWVLPSTVTAFLAAWIFNGQYGVLNAIMLSTGLISEPVIWLAERHGAMACVIVTKVWLSVPLFMAFFLAGLQSVSQDQVDAARVDGCENFGVLRHVVLPHLAPTIIIVMILGAMGNLQAFDVIYALTQGGPVGATTMLSVEVYKQAFESWDMGMACAIGVLWFVLIAVPTVFYLRALFRREL encoded by the coding sequence ATGAGTGATGCATCCATCGCGTCCGCGGATCCGCCGCGCGAAGTGCGCCGCCATTCGACGCTCAAGCAGCACGAGCGCCGGGTCGGTGTGGCGCTTGCGCTCCCCGCGCTGGCAGCGTTCGTCGTCGTCATTCTGACTCCGTTTGTGAAGTCCCTGAAGCTGTCGCTGTTCAAATACACGATCGATACGCCGGAGCCGCAATTCGTCGGGTTCGAGAACTTCGCCAGACTGTTTCGCGACCCGGTCATCGTCAACGTGTGCCTGAATACGGTGGTGTTCGTGGTCAGCGCGACGTGCGTGACGTTGGTGATAGCACTTGCGTGGGCGCTAATGATGAATCAGGCCTTCAAGGGACGGGCGTTGGTGCGCGCGGCGTCGCTGCTGCCATGGGTATTGCCGTCTACGGTGACGGCTTTCCTCGCGGCGTGGATCTTCAACGGTCAGTACGGTGTACTCAATGCCATCATGCTTTCGACGGGACTGATATCGGAGCCGGTTATCTGGCTGGCGGAGCGTCACGGCGCGATGGCATGTGTCATCGTCACGAAAGTTTGGCTTTCCGTGCCACTTTTCATGGCGTTTTTTCTCGCCGGCTTGCAAAGCGTTTCGCAGGACCAGGTCGATGCCGCGCGCGTGGATGGCTGTGAGAATTTTGGTGTCTTGAGGCACGTGGTACTGCCGCATCTCGCGCCCACCATCATCATCGTGATGATTCTCGGCGCGATGGGAAACCTGCAGGCGTTCGACGTAATTTACGCGTTGACCCAGGGCGGACCAGTCGGTGCAACCACGATGCTCTCCGTGGAGGTTTACAAGCAGGCGTTCGAGAGCTGGGACATGGGCATGGCATGCGCGATCGGCGTGTTGTGGTTCGTACTGATTGCCGTACCTACGGTGTTCTATCTGCGTGCGCTGTTCAGGCGGGAGTTGTAA
- a CDS encoding porin: MKVKKQLFVLTMAALGASPAMAQSSLTMYGIVDLEVGKYDGSTAIRENTGATSRWGLKGTEDLGGGYRAVFWLEQQFNPNNGTLYNSTSFFSGRSTVGLEGWFGHFVVGRDVNASHYVESSADPFGQDGVAAGYGARGGISQANGGPGQIDTVRTNNSANYVYTWANLTLRATVAARDSAIQGGDGSIPYSASLVYEDKRLKLGASWIRPQNYNAHWGYTAGQYDFGFARLYAGYGFGQNTYQQIMHNQMVGIAIPTGAYGMVRGTYSHTTAYGHTIQSRSVLGYVYFLSKRTSVYADALYDANAGKYAYRTASTTGVNGWQPTGTSSSGTGFTVGLKQAF; this comes from the coding sequence ATGAAAGTAAAAAAACAGTTGTTCGTCTTGACGATGGCAGCTTTGGGGGCGTCGCCAGCAATGGCGCAATCGAGTCTGACCATGTACGGCATCGTCGACCTGGAGGTCGGCAAGTACGACGGGAGCACTGCGATTCGTGAGAACACCGGGGCGACGAGCCGCTGGGGTTTGAAGGGTACGGAAGACCTCGGCGGTGGATACCGCGCTGTTTTCTGGCTGGAGCAGCAGTTCAATCCGAATAACGGCACGCTCTACAACTCCACTTCGTTCTTCAGCGGGCGATCGACGGTCGGCCTCGAGGGGTGGTTCGGTCACTTCGTGGTGGGGCGCGACGTGAACGCGAGCCACTACGTGGAATCGAGCGCCGATCCGTTTGGTCAGGACGGCGTCGCTGCCGGTTATGGCGCGCGAGGCGGTATCTCGCAGGCAAACGGAGGGCCTGGCCAGATCGATACCGTGCGGACCAACAATTCGGCCAATTACGTCTACACATGGGCCAACCTGACACTGCGCGCGACGGTGGCCGCGCGTGACAGCGCCATCCAGGGAGGCGACGGCAGCATTCCGTATTCGGCGTCGCTCGTCTACGAGGACAAGCGTCTGAAGTTGGGCGCGTCGTGGATTCGTCCGCAAAACTACAACGCGCACTGGGGCTACACGGCGGGTCAGTACGATTTCGGCTTTGCGCGGCTCTATGCCGGCTATGGCTTCGGTCAGAACACCTATCAGCAAATCATGCACAACCAGATGGTGGGTATCGCGATCCCGACTGGGGCGTACGGCATGGTCCGTGGCACGTACTCGCACACCACCGCTTATGGGCACACGATCCAGAGCCGTAGTGTGCTGGGCTACGTGTACTTCCTTTCGAAGCGCACTTCGGTCTACGCCGATGCCCTCTATGACGCCAATGCGGGCAAATATGCGTACCGCACCGCTAGCACGACCGGCGTCAATGGCTGGCAGCCGACCGGCACGTCGTCGAGCGGAACGGGCTTTACGGTGGGCCTGAAGCAGGCATTTTGA
- a CDS encoding SMP-30/gluconolactonase/LRE family protein, with product MTLLNIVSKAPAPMTFAQLLHACGMPRTTLHRILATLQREGLLQHDVGGKTFRLGLRFLELAHEVWSDFDLRVAAQDELLLLRDQVGEAVHLVVLEGHSAVVIAGEQARQSARLSPGVGERLALHASAVGKAVMAWLDPSQQQQLLDSIGLPSLGPRTITSIGALRSELDLTRARGYALAICESSADTVALAAPIFDFEERPIGALAISGTFAQLDEARAHSLSAAVIGAARKISHNAGGRSMSITAKGQPEMHSNAEVRCVSQIPSLLGEGPLWSPRDEVLYWVDILTPAIHRFDVATGKDTETKLGSMVSLVIPKATGGLLIATPKGLMTLDDSSTLTRLSHPEADRPGNRYNDGKCDRMGRLWVGTMDMGAAPNRGNLFKVDPDGSWFKMDTGFTVANGLGWSPDNTRMYFTDSHRKLVFQYDFDFINGTIENRQPLISFDASAGSPDGLTVDAEGCLWIAMWDEWCIARFDPEGREMTRVRLPVPRPTSCCFGGPNLDILYVTSARVRLTQDVLKSAPLSGSLFAIQVPGVRGIPETTFAG from the coding sequence ATGACGCTCCTGAACATCGTGTCGAAGGCGCCAGCGCCGATGACCTTCGCCCAGCTCCTGCATGCGTGCGGTATGCCGCGCACCACGCTGCATCGCATTCTCGCGACGTTGCAACGTGAAGGACTGCTCCAGCACGACGTGGGGGGCAAAACCTTTCGCCTCGGTCTGCGTTTTCTCGAACTGGCGCATGAGGTGTGGAGCGACTTCGACTTGCGGGTTGCCGCTCAGGACGAACTGCTTCTGTTACGCGATCAGGTTGGCGAGGCCGTACATCTGGTCGTGCTCGAAGGACATAGCGCCGTCGTGATCGCCGGCGAGCAGGCGCGCCAGTCAGCGCGGCTCTCGCCTGGCGTTGGTGAGCGTCTCGCGTTGCACGCGAGCGCGGTGGGCAAGGCGGTGATGGCCTGGCTGGATCCGAGCCAGCAACAGCAACTGCTGGACTCGATCGGATTGCCGTCGCTCGGTCCGCGCACCATTACGTCGATCGGCGCGCTGAGGAGCGAACTTGATCTGACGCGCGCGCGTGGCTATGCATTGGCCATCTGCGAAAGCTCCGCGGATACCGTCGCATTGGCTGCGCCCATCTTCGATTTCGAAGAGCGGCCCATCGGCGCGCTCGCGATCTCCGGGACCTTCGCGCAGTTGGATGAGGCGCGTGCGCATAGTCTGTCAGCCGCCGTCATTGGCGCAGCCCGCAAGATTTCACACAACGCAGGTGGCCGCTCAATGTCGATCACGGCCAAGGGCCAGCCGGAAATGCATTCGAACGCCGAGGTTCGCTGCGTCAGTCAGATTCCGTCGCTGCTCGGCGAAGGCCCGCTCTGGTCGCCCCGTGACGAAGTGTTGTACTGGGTCGACATCCTTACCCCCGCGATTCACCGCTTCGACGTGGCGACGGGCAAGGATACCGAAACGAAGCTCGGCTCGATGGTGAGTCTCGTCATTCCGAAGGCAACGGGCGGACTGCTGATCGCGACGCCCAAGGGACTGATGACCCTCGACGACAGCAGCACGCTGACGCGTCTGTCCCACCCCGAGGCAGACCGGCCCGGCAATCGCTACAACGACGGCAAGTGCGACCGCATGGGTCGCTTGTGGGTCGGCACGATGGACATGGGTGCCGCACCGAATCGCGGCAACCTGTTCAAGGTCGACCCCGACGGCTCATGGTTCAAGATGGACACGGGCTTTACGGTGGCGAACGGTCTAGGTTGGAGCCCTGACAATACGCGCATGTATTTCACCGATTCGCATCGCAAGCTCGTGTTCCAGTACGACTTCGATTTCATCAACGGCACGATCGAAAATCGCCAGCCGCTGATCTCGTTCGACGCGTCGGCGGGCTCGCCCGACGGGCTTACCGTCGACGCAGAGGGTTGCCTCTGGATCGCGATGTGGGACGAGTGGTGCATCGCGCGTTTCGATCCCGAGGGCCGTGAAATGACGCGCGTCCGCCTGCCGGTGCCGCGCCCGACCAGTTGCTGCTTCGGCGGCCCCAATCTCGACATCCTGTATGTCACGAGCGCGCGTGTGCGGCTCACGCAGGACGTGCTCAAAAGCGCGCCGCTTTCGGGCTCGCTCTTTGCCATTCAGGTTCCCGGTGTACGCGGCATACCCGAGACAACTTTTGCGGGTTGA